In Labeo rohita strain BAU-BD-2019 chromosome 16, IGBB_LRoh.1.0, whole genome shotgun sequence, one DNA window encodes the following:
- the mrs2 gene encoding magnesium transporter MRS2 homolog, mitochondrial, translating to MEPCLRFVCRESLRKVSVKCWTQRTVKCSRSPFRRPLTSTCGRAHLSTLLLRAQGHYLSCRHRGTDASQAALSSVAPVFVVMKFEPDGNVTSFEKKKTELYQELGLQARDLRFQHLTSITARNNAIIIRMESLKAVVTPKSLLVLDFRGLGLEKWLVLELGPQLAGDGNLATYSLPFEFRALEAILQHRVNVLQMRLNEVQPQVLDCLESLVDPKLLSADRSKLHMLLLNSKSLSELETDIKVFKDSLLKILDEDELIDELCLTKWSDPQVFEESSLGIDHAEEMELLLENYFMQAEELGNKARELKDLIDDSESVIFINLDSHRNVMMRLNLQLTMGTFSLSLFGLMGVAFGMNLESSFEEDPRVFWLVTGFMFLGSGLIWRRLLSFLGRHLEPSSPPPIPPVWRKNQIGTLKATDIKPGIR from the exons ATGGAGCCATGTTTGAGGTTTGTCTGTAGAGAGAGTCTCAGGAAAGTGTCAGTGAAATGCTGGACACAGAGAACTGTGAAGTGCTCAAGATCACCTTTCAGACGCCCTCTTACATCAACATGTGGACGAGCACATCTCAGCACACTGCTGCTCAGAGCTCAGGGACACT ACCTCTCCTGTCGCCACAGAGGCACAGATGCATCCCAAGCTGCCCTGTCTAGTGTTGCTCCAGTGTTTGTTGTG ATGAAATTTGAGCCTGATGGGAATGTGACCTCGTTTG aaaagaaGAAGACAGAGTTGTATCAGGAGCTTGGTTTGCAGGCAAGAGATCTGAGATTCCAGCACCTTACAAGTATTACAGCACGGAACAATGCCATCATCATACGTATGGAG tCCCTCAAGGCGGTGGTTACTCCGAAGTCTTTACTGGTGCTGGATTTCCGTGGTCTCGGTTTAGAGAAATGGCTGGTGTTAGAACTTGGACCACAGTTGGCGGGAGATGGAAATTTGGCTACTTACTCACTGCCTTTTGAGTTCAGAGCTCTGGAAGCCATTCTGCAACACAGG GTGAATGTGCTGCAGATGCGGCTCAATGAAGTTCAACCTCAGGTTCTGGATTGCTTAGAGTCGTTGGTCGACCCAAAGCTCCTCTCTGCCGACCGCAGCAAACTCCATATGCTCCTGCTTAATAGCAAGAG CCTCTCAGAGCTTGAGACGGACATTAAAGTGTTTAAAGACAGTCTGCTGAAGATCCTGGATGAGGATGAACTGATAGATGAACTCTGTCTCACCAAATGGAGCGACCCCCAAGTATT TGAGGAGAGCAGTCTGGGTATAGATCACGCTGAAGAAATGGAGTTACTGCTTGAGAATTACTTCATGCAAGCAGAGGAGCTGGGAAACAAAGCCAGAGAGCTGAAAGACCTCATCGATGATTCGGAAAGCGTCATCTTTATTAACCTGGATAG CCACCGTAATGTCATGATGCGACTGAACCTCCAGCTCACCATGGGAACCTTCTCACTCTCTTTATTTGGTCTGATGGGTGTGGCTTTTGGAATGAATTTAGAATCTTCCTTTGAAGAG gatcCACGTGTATTTTGGTTAGTGACAGGGTTCATGTTCCTGGGCAGTGGACTCATCTGGAGAAGACTTCTGTCTTTTCTGGGCCGGCATTTAGAACCCAGCTCTCCACCTCCT ATTCCCCCTGTTTGGAGAAAAAACCAAATTGGCACCTTAAAAGCAACAGACATTAAACCTGGAATTAGATGA